The DNA region CCGCGACGTGCTCGGCGGTCGAGCGCAGCCCGGCGATCTCCGCCTCGGCCTGCTCCTGCAGCCCGCTGACCGAATCCCGTACCTGCTGGGCGGTCTGCTCGGCCGCGGAGACCAGCTCGGTCGCCCGGCTGTCCGCCTCCTCGACCAGACGCTGCGCCTCGGCCTGCGCCTGCTCGACCCGCTTGCGGGCGGAGGCGAGCAGCTCCTCGCTCTGCTCGCGGGCCCGCTCGCGCTCCTGGTTCGCCTCGGTGCGCGCCGCGTCGAGGGTCTCCTCGGCCTCCCGGCGGCGCCGGTTGGCCTCCTCCTGGGCGGCGGCCAGCGCCTCGGCGGCCTCCGTGCCCACCCGCTCCGCGGCGGCGGCGGCCTCGGACCTCACCCGGTCGGCGCTCTCCTGCGCCTCGGACTTGAGCCGCTCGGCCTCGGCGGCGGCCTCGGAGCGCAGCCGTACGGCGACGGACTCGCCCTCCGCGCGCGACTGCGACGCATCCGCCACGGCCTCGTCACGCAGCCGCTCCGCCTCGGTCTCCGCCTGCTCCCGCAGCGTCCGGATCCGCTCGGCGGCCTCCGCGCGCAGCCGCTCGGACTCCTCGTTCGTCTCGCGCCTCAGGCGCTCCGCCTCGGCGCGCGCGTCCGTGAGCGCCTGCTCGGCGGTGGCGACCCTGGTCTCGGCCCCGGCATGCAGCCGGGCCAGCTCCTCGGCCGCCTCCGCCTGCCGGGCCGCGACCGCACGCTCGGTCTCCTCGCGCAGCTCCGCCGCCGCCCGCTCGGCCGCGGTGGTGGTCGAGCCGGCCTGCTCCTCGGACTCGGTACGCAGCTGCTCGGCCTCGGCGCGGGCTCGCTCCAGGGCCTCCTCGGCCTGCTTGCGCAGCGCGCCGGCCCGCTCGGTGGCCTCGGTGCGGACCCGCTCGCTCTCGGTGCCCGCGGCGCCGCGCAGCTCCTCCGCGTCCGCCTTCGCCTTGGCCAGCAGCTCCTCGGCGGTCTTGGCGCCCTCCTCGATCTGCTGGACGGCCTCGCGGCGGGCCTCGCCGCGGATCCGCTCGCCCTCGGCGACCGCCTCGGAGCGCAGCTGCTCGGCCTCGCCGCGCAGCCTGCGCGCCTCCTCCTGCAGCTCGACCGTCTTGGCCCGGTACTCCTTGGTGTCGTCCTTGGCCGCGCCCTTGAGCTGATCGGCCTGCTCGGCGGCCTCGCCGCGAAGGCGGTCCGCCTCGGCCTCCGCCTCGCGGCGGATCCGGTCGGCCTCCTCGCTCGCCGCCCTGGTGGTGGACTGCGCGTCCTCGGACGCCTTGGTCAGCACCTCCTCGGCGCTCCTGGCGGCCTTGGCGAGCTGGGCCGCGGTGTCCTCGGCGGCCGCCGTGCGGGCCCTCTCGGACGCCTCGGACTTCAGCCGGTCCGCCTCGGCCCGGGCGTCGGCGAGCGCCTGCTCGGCCTCCGCCTTGAGCGTCTCGGCGTCCTTGGTCGCCTCGCCGACCAGCCGGGCGATCTCCGACTTGGCCGTACGGGTGCGCTGCTCGTTCTGCGACTCGGCGGCGGCCAGCCGCTTGACCGCGGCCTCCTTCGCCTCGGAGGTGACCTTCTCGGCTTCCAGTCGGGCCTCGCGCAGCTGGGTCTCGGCCTCCTGCATGCGCTGTTCGGCGGCCCGGTTCAGCTCGGCGGTCTGCTGCCGGGTCTGCTCGGTCTCGGCCGACGTCGACGTACGCAGCTGCTCGGCGTGGCTGGTGGCCTCCTGCGCCTGGCTGGAGGCGGCGTCCAGCAGCCGTTCGGCGTCCTTGCGGGCGCGCAGCAGGATCGCCTCGGCCTCGGTCCGGGCCGTCTCCGCCTCGGAACCGAGCCGCTGGCGGGTCTCCTCCGCCAGCCGGCTCGCCTCGGTGCGCGCGGCCGTCAGGGACTGCTCGGCCTCGGCCCGCGACTCCTCCAGCAGCCGCCGGGCCTGGGACTCCGTCCTGGCCCTGAGCTGCTCGGCCCAGGCGACGTTCTCGTTGACGTGGGACTCGACGGTCTGGCGGCGCTCCGCCAGTTCCTGATCGAGCCGCTGGCGCCGCTGCACCGCCTCGTTGTGCAACTCGGCCTGGAGCCGTGCCTGGTGCTCGGCGTGCTCCTGGAGGATCCGCTGTGTCTGCGCACGGGCGTCGCGGAGCTCCCGCTCGGCGTCGGTCCGCAGCTGATCCGCCTGGATCTGGGCATTACGGAGCAACTGATCGGCCTGGTAGCCGATGTCCGCGCTGTCGTACGCGGGACGGGTCGCGAGATTGCGCCGAGCCTCGTGCAGCTTGGCGCGCAAGACCTCGACCTGGTAACCGAGGTCCTCGGCGTGCTGGACGGCCTTCTCCCGGTCGGTCTTCAGCCGGTCCATC from Streptomyces sp. NBC_01591 includes:
- the scy gene encoding polarized growth protein Scy; protein product: MRGYERQESHRADDDHLSRFEAEMDRLKTDREKAVQHAEDLGYQVEVLRAKLHEARRNLATRPAYDSADIGYQADQLLRNAQIQADQLRTDAERELRDARAQTQRILQEHAEHQARLQAELHNEAVQRRQRLDQELAERRQTVESHVNENVAWAEQLRARTESQARRLLEESRAEAEQSLTAARTEASRLAEETRQRLGSEAETARTEAEAILLRARKDAERLLDAASSQAQEATSHAEQLRTSTSAETEQTRQQTAELNRAAEQRMQEAETQLREARLEAEKVTSEAKEAAVKRLAAAESQNEQRTRTAKSEIARLVGEATKDAETLKAEAEQALADARAEADRLKSEASERARTAAAEDTAAQLAKAARSAEEVLTKASEDAQSTTRAASEEADRIRREAEAEADRLRGEAAEQADQLKGAAKDDTKEYRAKTVELQEEARRLRGEAEQLRSEAVAEGERIRGEARREAVQQIEEGAKTAEELLAKAKADAEELRGAAGTESERVRTEATERAGALRKQAEEALERARAEAEQLRTESEEQAGSTTTAAERAAAELREETERAVAARQAEAAEELARLHAGAETRVATAEQALTDARAEAERLRRETNEESERLRAEAAERIRTLREQAETEAERLRDEAVADASQSRAEGESVAVRLRSEAAAEAERLKSEAQESADRVRSEAAAAAERVGTEAAEALAAAQEEANRRRREAEETLDAARTEANQERERAREQSEELLASARKRVEQAQAEAQRLVEEADSRATELVSAAEQTAQQVRDSVSGLQEQAEAEIAGLRSTAEHVAERTKSEAQEEADRVRTDAHAERERAGEDASRIRREAQEESEAAKAMAERTVADAIAESERLRADTAEYSQRMRTEASDALASAEQDASRSRAEAREDANRMRSDAATQADRLVGEATSEAERIGAESTQQATQLVEEATQQATTLVDDAKQQAARLSDEAADEAERLRAEAAATVGSAQEHAARTREESERVRADAESAAEQMRAEARQEADRLLDEAREAAAKRRADAAEQADQLINKAQEEALRAATEAEEQADTMVGAARKEAVRITSEATVEGNSLVERARTDADELLVGARRDATAIRERAEELRTRIEGEIEELHDRARRETSEQMKTAGERVDNLMKAATEQRDDAAAKAKELLADANSEASKVRIAAVKRAESLLKEAEQKKATLVREAEKLRADAEAEAKRTVDEGKRELDLLVRRREDINTEISRVQDVLEALESFETPTGGGKGGSGSSGNVKAGASAGTRSSGKSSEG